GGCCAGCATCCGATCGTGCGGCATCACGATGGCCTGGAGCCCGAACCGACCACCGGGCCGCAGCAGGCGGTCGACCGCCCGGAAGTAGTCCGGCCAGTAACGTTCGCCGACCGCCTCGATCATCTCGACGCTGACCACCGCGTCGTACTCGCCCTCGGCCTGCCGGTAGTCCTGGAGCAGCACTCGGGCCCGATCGGCCACCCCCGCGACCGCGATCCGCTCCTCGGCGGCCCGACGCTGCTCCGCCGAGATCGTGAGCGAGGTGACCCGTGCGCCGCGTTCGGCGGCGCGAACGGCCAAGGCCCCCCAACCGGTGCCGATCTCCACGAGTTCGGTGCCCGCCCCCACCCTGGCATGGTCGAGCACCGAGTCGATCTTGCGCAGCTGGGCGTCGCGCAGGACCGCCGTCGGATCGGCGTCGGGATGGTGGAGCTCGGTGGCGGCGGCCGTCTCGTCGAACAGAGCCGACGAGTAGGTCATCGTCTCGTCGAGGAAGGTCTCGAAGAGATCGTTGGACAGGTCGTAGTGCCGATGGATGTTCTCCCGGGCCCCGCGCAGCGTGTTGCGCTCCTCGATCGGCTGGGCGCGCTCCACCCACCGACGCAGGATCTGCAGCCTCGGCGGGATCAGCACGGTGAGCCGCTCGGCGAACACCGTCAACAGGTCGGCGAGGCGCTCCGAGGTCCAGTCGCCGACGAGGTAGGCCTCGCCGAAGCCGATCTTGACGTCCGCGCCGAGGCGATGGAAGAACGCCCTGGGTCGGATCACGTGCATGACCGGTGCTCCGGGACCGCCCGCTCCCAGCCGGGTCCCGTCCGGCAGCTCCACCCGCAGTGGCAGGGACCGGACCGCACGACGAAACAGCAGCTCGGCCACTCGGGCTCGCAACGGCGACTCCGGCGCGACCGCCAGCCCCGGCCAGCTGCGCTCCTGAGGACGCGGCACCGCTCTGGCAGGCGTGTCGACGACCGGGCGTCTGCCCGTCTCCTGTGGCGATGGACGCATCACTGCTCACCCTCCTCGGTGAGATGCCGATGTCTGGGCACCATCGGCACTCGACGTAGCCACAGCAGCACGCCGTGGCAGCGGATCAACAGGGCCACCCATCTGGTGACCATCGGACGCGTCACCAGCATGCGAACCACGAAACCGATTGTCACGGGACGACGCCGGACCCGCAGGGTCGCGAGCAGCGGTGTTCGCCCGTCTCGGCGTACCGCGATGGTGAGGCTCACCCTGCTCGTCCGGCCCGCTGACGCGGAACAGGCACCGTCCCCGGACCGGCAGGAACGGGGAGACGTCGAACTCCTTGTCCGGTTCGGTCCGCCCCGTCTCGTCGGGCCGCGGCAGAGAGGCGTGCCGCCCGCCGCAGGCGTCGTGGACCTCGGCCGCCACGCAGGGCGGTGGCCCGTCCGAGCGGTAGCACCACAAGACGCTGATCGGGTTGAAGAGGTGGCCGAGCACCCGCGCGCTCGCCGGCATCAGCACCCGGCCGCCCGTCAGGTCGACGCCGCGGTCCGCCTGCCAGGCGCCGAGATCCGCCCTGATCGAGAAGTCGGGCGCGAGCCGAGGTGGTCCCGCGCCTCGAAGCGACGAAGGGCCGGATCGGGGCGGGCGGCCTCGGCCGCTCGTCCCGATCGCCAGCCACAGGTGGATCCGATGCCGGAAGGAGTGGCGCGCTCGCCGCGCCGGTCGTGCCGGACCTCGGCCCGGCACAGCGCCGGAGTCACAGGGGCGGCCGCCGTCACCATCAGACCCCAGGCGACGCGGCGGCGGGCCCGGGAGGCGCAGCCGTCCTCGTGGACGCCCCAGCCGCGGCATGCCCCTCTCGGTCGATCCGTCCGGCGACGACGCTCGGCGGCCTGCCTCCTCGAACCGATTCGGCGGACGCCGCACCGCGGCGCCCTGCCACCAGACGACGGGCGACGTCGGGGGCAGCCGAATGCGGGCCGGAGGCCGAGCCGCACGGGGGCAGGGCACGGCGGCAGGACGTCACGCGCGTCCGGACAGACGAAGGCGCCCGCCAGGTCATCCTGGCGGGCGCCTCCGAGGTGCCTCGTGCGTGCAGCGCTCGGTGCTTACTGGACCGAGATGCCGCGGGCGGCGAGCCACGGCTGCGGGTCGATCTTCTGTCCGTTGACGTGCACCTCGAAGTGCAGGTGCGGGCCGGTGGACTGGCCGCGGTTGCCCATGGTCGCGATCTGCTCGCCTGCGGCGACCCGCTGGCCGACGCTCACCGAGTAGGTCTCGATGTGACCGTAGACGGTGATCGTGCCGTCGTCGGCCTGGACCCGGACCCACTGGCCGAAGCCGCTGGCCGAGCCCGCGTTGATGACGGTGCCGCTGGTGGCCGACACGATCGGCGTGCCGATGGAGTTGGCGATGTCGATGCCGTAGTGCGTGGTGCCCCAGCGTGCGCCGAAGCCGGAGGTGAAGGTGCCCGTGGTCGGCTTGGCGAACTCGGGCGAGGCCTGTGCGGGGGCGGCCTCCTCGGCGACCCGTGCCTCGGCGGCCTCCTCGTCGGCGGCGGCCTGCTCCTGCGCGGCGGTCGCCTCGGCGGCAGCCTCTTCCGCGGCGGCCTCCTCAGCGGCGGCGGCCTCGGCGGCGGCCTCCTCCTCGGCGACCGCGGCCTCCTCGGCGGCGACGCGCTCTTCCTCGGCGACCCGGTCCGCCTCCAGCTTGGCGGCACGGACCAGCCTGCTCAGTTCCAGGGTGGGGTTGACGTCGTGGAACACCGGAAGCACCGACGGGGTGATCCTCGGCAGCTGGCGCTTCTCACTCAGCTCGGCCAGCGTCGCGGCGTTCTGCTCGGCCACGGTGGTGACCTCGCCCTGCTGAGTGCCGGCACCTGCCACCAGCGGCTGGCCGCCCAGCAGGAACGCGCCCGCCAGCGCGGAGGCGATGACGGCCTTGCCCGCGCCTCGGCGGGGTGCGCGGTGGGCCCCTCCGGTGGACGTGGAGTTCGTGCGGTACTCCGTCGCCGCCGGGGTGCTGAGGTGCCCGGATCTGCGGTGGGTTCGGGGCATTACGAGCCTTTCCTGCGTCTCGGGGAACGGCACGGCCACCCATGCGCCGGCGGGGGAATTCCGGCGGGCGCTGTCCACTCCGACAGGCACCTCGTGTTGCTCTTGTGACCGAACCGTGACGAACAAGCCAGACCGTAATCGGCAGTTACCGAAAGCTTCAACTAGGTGTGACCCAGCACCCACATGGGGGATATCAACTAGACCAAACATCTACGAAGCGTCACAACCGCAGGTCGAGACGGTGGCCGAAACCGCGAGACCTCCGAGCAATTGGCTCTGATCGACAAACGGCCGAGCAGCCGTCGGAGATCGAGAACCACCCGCCAGACCGCCTCGGACCCGCACCGCCCGCACCGCGACAGCCGCTTCTCGCCACGCGGGATATCGCCGGGGGCAGACCCGATCGAATAGCGTGATCTCACGCGCTCGGGCAGCCTGCACCGGGCGACTGCCTCCGGGAGCGATCATGCAGCCGTGGCCGGGTACCGCCTATCCGCTGGGCGCGTCCTACGACGGTGCCGGGACCAACTTCGCGGTCTTCTCCGAGGTGGCCGACACGGTGGAGCTGTGCCTGTTCGACGAGGACGACGCGGAGACCCGGATCGCGCTGTACGAGGTCGACGGCTTCGTACACCACTGCTATCTGCCCGGCGTCGGCCCGGGCCAGCGGTACGGCTACCGAGTCACCGGGCCGTACGCCCCGGCCGAGGGACTGCGCTGCAACCCGAACAAGCTGCTCATCGACCCGTACGCCAAATCCGTGGATGGCACGCTCGACTGGCACGAATCGCTCTTCGGCTACCACTTCGCCGATGCCGACCGGCGCAACGACCTCGACTCGGCCGCGTACCTCCCGAAGTCCGTGGTCATCAACCCGTACTTCGACTGGGGGATGGACCGGCTCCCCAAGACGCCGTACAACGAGACCGTCATCTACGAGGCGCACGTCCGGGGTCTCACCATCTCCCACCCCGACATCCCGGCGGAGCTGCGCGGCACCTATGCCGGACTCGCGCACCCGGTGATGATCGATCACCTCACCCGCCTGGGGATCACGGCCGTGGAGCTGATGCCGGTGCATCACTTCGTGGCCGATCACCACCTCGTGCAGCGCGGCCTGACCAACTACTGGGGCTACAACACTCTCGGCTTCTTCGCCCCGCACAGCGGTTACGCCTCGGCGGGCGGGCGCGGCGCCCAGGTCCCCGAGTTCAAGGCGATGGTCCGCTCCCTGCACGAAGCAGGCATCGAGGTCATCCTGGACGTCGTCTACAACCACACGGCGGAGGGCAACCACCTCGGGCCGACGCTGTCCATGCGCGGCATCGACAACGCCGCCTACTACCGGCTGATGGAGGACGATCCGCGGTACTACCGGGACTACACCGGCACGGGGAACTCGATGAACGTCCGGAATCCGCACACCCTGCAACTCATCATGGACTCGCTGCGCTACTGGGTGGAGGAGATGCACGTCGACGGCTTCCGTTTCGACCTCGCCTCGACCCTGGCCAGGGAGTTCTACGATGTGGACCGCCTCAGCTCCTTCTTCGACCTGGTCCAGCAGGACCCGTTGATCAGCCAGGTCAAGCTGATCGCCGAGCCGTGGGACGTCGGCCCCGGCGGTTATCAGGTCGGCAACTTCCCGCCGCTGTGGACCGAGTGGAACGGCAAGTACCGCGACACGGTGCGCGACTTCTGGCGCGGGGAGCCCGGCACGCTCGGCGAGTTCGCCTCCCGGTTCACCGGTTCCAGCGACCTCTACCAGGACGACGGACGCAGGCCCTACGCCTCGATCAACTTCGTCACCGCGCACGACGGCTTCACCCTCGACGACCTCGTCTCCTACGACTCCAAGCACAACGAGGCCAACGGCGAGGACGGCCGCGACGGCGAGAACGACAACCGCTCGTGGAACTGCGGGGCGGAGGGCCCGATCGACGACCCGGCGATCAACGAGCTGCGGGCCCGACAACGCCGCAATCTCCTCGCCACCCTGCTGCTGTCGCAGGGCACCCCGATGCTGCTGCACGGCGACGAGCTCGGTCGAACCCAGCGGGGCAACAACAACGCCTACTGCCAGGACAACGACGTCTCCTGGGTCGACTGGTCGCGGGCGGCGGACCATGAGGACCTCGTCGACTTCGTCTCGGCGCTGAACCGCCTACGCCGAAACCACCCGGTGTTCCGCAGGCGACGCTTCTTCGCGGGCAGGCCCATCCGCACGGGCGACGAGCTGCGGGACCTCGCCTGGTTCACCCCCTCAGGGGACGAGATGACCGAGCACGACTGGGACGTCCCCTTCGGCAGGGCGGTGACGGTGTTCCTCAACGGCGACGGCATCCCCGATCGGGACCGTCGGGGCGAGCGGGTCACCGACGACTCGTTCCTCCTGTGCTTCAACGCCCACGGGCAGGAGCTGGAGGTCACGCTGCCCGGCCCCGACTACGGCCTCGAGTGGACCGTCGTGGTGGACACCGCGTCCGGTGCGGTCCACGGCTCGACGGCGGACACGGTCAGCGGGGCCAGGGCGGGCTCGCCTGCCGTCCAGATCCGTTCGATCCTGGCGAGCGAGGTGCTCGTCGTCCCGGCCCGTTCCTTGATCGTGATGCAGCGTACGGAGGAGAACACGTGACGGTCCCGACCTCGACCTACCGGCTCCAGCTCGGGCCGGAGCAGACCTTCGACCAGGCGCGGGCGCTCGTCGACTACCTGCGGGATCTCGGAGTCGGCGCCCTGTACGTGTCGCCGGTGCTGACCGCGGTCCCCGGCTCCACGCACGGATACGACATGGTCGACCCGACGCGGGCGGCCCCCGTCCTGGGCGGCGAGTCGGCCCGCAAGGCCCTGGCCGACCGGCTGCGCGACCGCGGCCTCGGTCTGGTGGTCGACGTGGTGCCCAACCACATGGGCGTCGCCGTGCCCGCCGCGAATCCGTGGTGGTGGGAGGTGCTGCGTGAGGGCAGCGCGGCCGTGCACGCCGACTACTTCGACATCGACTTCTCCCGGGGGCCGATCCTGCTGCCGGTCCTCGCCGACGACGGCGACGGCGGCGCGGCGGCCTTGGCCGACCTGCGAGTGGCCGACGGCGTGCTGCGCTATCACGAGCACGAGTTCCCGCTGGCCGAGGGCACCGCGGCGACGCCGGACGGCGCGACGCCCGCGGCGGCCGCCGCCGCGGTGCACGAGCGACAGCACTACCGGCTCGTCTCCTGGCGGCGGGGCGGCGCGGAGCTGACCTATCGCCGGTTCTTCGACATCAGCACGCTGGCGGCGATCCGGGTGGAGGACCCCACCGTGTTCGCGGCCACCCATGGCGAACTGCTGCGCTGGGTCGAGGAGGGCGAGGTCACCGGGCTGCGCATCGATCACCCGGACGGTCTGGCCGATCCGGGCGAGTATCTCCGCAGGCTGCGCGAGGCCGCGCCGGACGCCTGGCTCGTGGTGGAGAAGATCCTGGCACCCGCCGAGTCGCTGCCCGCGTCCTGGCCGGTCGACGGCACCACCGGCTACGAGGTGCTCCGCGAGGTGTGCGGACTCTTCGTGGATCCGGCGGGCGAGGCGCCGCTGACCGCTCTGGCGCAGGAGCTGTCGGCTCCCGAGTCGGCGGCCGCGTGCGCGGACCCGCACGGCACGGAGTCGGCCTGCAAGCACTTCGCCGCCGCCGAGGTGCTCGGCGCCGAGCTGGACCGCATCGCAGGCCTGGTCACCACGCTGCCCGTGTGCCCGGACCGGGAGACGGCTCGGTCCGCCGCGCTCGAGCTGCTGCGGTCGTTCCCGGTCTATCGCAGCTACCTTCCGGAGGGGCGCGCGGCGCTCGACGAGGCGGTGGTCGTCGCGCGGGCACACCGGCCCGAGCTGGGTTCGGTGATCGACGCGATCGCCGAGGAGATGACGGCCCGCCCGCGCGAGGAGCTGGCGACACGGGTACAGCAGACCTCGGGCATGGTGACGGCCAAGGGCGTGGAGGACACCGCCTACTACCGGTTCAACCGCTTCGTCGCGCTCAACGAGGTCGGCGGCGATCCGGCGCGCTTCGGGGTCTCGCCCGCCGAGTTCCACGCCGCCGCGCAGGGCAGAGCGGCGGGGCTGCCCACCACCATGACGTCGTTGTCCACCCACGACACCAAGCGCTCCGAGGACGTCCGGGCCCGATTGGCGGTGCTCTCCGAGCTGCCGTCGGAGTGGGGCGATGCGCTGCGCCGTTGGACCGCGCGGCATCCCCTGCCGGAGGCGAGCCTGAACCTGCTCGGCTGGCAGTGCCTGCTCGGCGCCTGGCCGATCGGCGAGGACCGGCTGCGGGACTACCTCGCCAAGGCCGCCAAGGAGGCCAAGCTGGGCACCAGCTGGACCGCACCGGACGCCGACTTCGACGCCGCCGTCGCCGCCTGGCCCGGCGCCGTGCTCGGCGACGAGCGGACCGTCGCCGAGATCGCGGCCTTCGCCGAGCGCGTCACCGGTCCCGGCTGGTCGAACTCGCTGGGACAGAAGCTGATCCAGACGGCGGGACCGGGAGTGCCGGACGTGTACCAGGGCACGGAGCTGTGGGATCTGTCGCTGGTCGACCCGGACAATCGGCGTCCGGTGGACTTCGACGCCCGCCGGGACCTGTTGGCGCGGCTCGACCAGGGGTTCCGACCGGAGGTCGATCGGTCGGGCGCGGCGAAGCTGCTGGTGACCTCGCGGGTGCTGCGCCTGCGCCGCGACGAGCCGGAGCTCTTCACCGGCTATCGGCCGCTCACCGCGGACGGCCCGGCCGCCCGGCACGCCGTGGCCTTCGCCAGGGGAGGCCGACACGCCGCACTCGTGGCGGTGGCCACCCGCCTGCCGGTCGGGCTGGCGAACTCGGGCGGCTGGCGCGACACGATCCTGGCCATGCCCGACGGTCGAGCCTCCTGGATCGACGTGATCAGCGGGGAACGGGTCGACGCCGCCGCGCCGCTGCTGGGCGACGTCCTGGCCCGTTATCCGGTGGCGCTGCTGCGGCGAGACTGACGACCGGCCCGCCGAGGCGGCGGGGCCCGCCCGATGTCCCTCCTCCCCGCGGCGCTGGGCAGCCGGGCACCCCGGACGCCAAGATGATCCTCATGGCGGACTTCGCGGTCTGGGCACCGCAGCGACAGACGGTCACCCTGTACACCGAGGACGGGCGACATCCGATGCGCCGCACCGAGGGCGGGTGGTGGCGGGCATCGCTTCCCGAGGCCGGGCACGGCACCGCCTATGGTTTCGGGCTCGACGGCGAGCCGCCGCTGCCCGACCCGAGGTCGCGCTGGCAGCCCGACGGCGTGCACGGCCTGTCCAGGGTCTACGACCACGGCCGGTTCGACTGGCGGACCGAGGGCTGGACGGGACGGCCGCTGCCCGGCGGCGTGGTCTACGAGCTGCACATCGGCACCTTCACCTCGGCGGGGACCTTCGACGCCGCCGTCGAACGGCTGGATCACCTCGTCGAGCTGGGCGTCGACTTCGTGGAGGTGCTCCCCGTCAACTCCTTCGACGGCCCGGCGGGCTGGGGTTACGACGGCGTCGCATGGTCGGCGGTGCAGGAGGGCTACGGCGGGCCCGACGGGTTCAAGCGCTTCGTCGACGCCTGCCACGGGCGGGGTCTCGCCGTGCTGCTCGACGTCGTCTACAACCATCTCGGCCCGTCCGGCGCCTACCTCGACCGCTTCGGCCCGTACTTCGCGGGCAGCACGGTGTGGGGGCCGTCGGTCAACCTCGACGGCACGGACTCCGACGAGGTCCGTCGGCTGATCGTCGACAACGCGCTCGGCTGGCTTCGTGACTTCCGGGTGGACGGCCTGCGGCTGGACGCGGTGCACGCCCTGCGCGATCAGCGGGCGGTCCCGCTGCTGGAGGAGCTGTCCGTCGCGGTCGACGGGCTGGCCGCGCACCTGGGTCGGCCGCTGACGCTGATCGCCGAGTCCGATCTCAACGATCCTCGGCTGGTCACACCCCGTGAGGCCGGCGGCTACGGGCTGCACGCTCAGTGGGACGACGACCTCCACCACTGTCTGCATGCCGCCCTCACCGGCGAACGGCAGGGCTACTACGCCGACTTCGGCTCGCTGCGGGCCCTGGCCGACACGCTGCGCGGCGTCTTCTTCCACGCCGACACGAGATCCTCGTTTCGAGGGCGCGACCACGGGCGGGCGGTAGACGTCCATCGCGTGCCCGGGCATCGTTTCCTGATCTACCTCCAGAATCACGATCAGATCGGCAATCGCGCCGCGGGCGATCGGATCTCGGAGTCCCTCTCCCGCGGCCTGCTGGCCTGTGGTGCGGCGTTGATGCTGTGCGCGCCGTACACGCCGATGCTCTTCATGGGCGAGGAGTGGGGCGCGAGCACCCCGTGGCAGTTCTTCGCCTCGTTTCCCGATCCGGTGCTCGCCGACGCGGTGCGCACCGGCAGGCGGGCGGAGTTCGGCGCCCACGGATGGGACGAGGCCGACGTGCCCGATCCGCTCGACCCCGCGACGGTCACCCGGTCGACGTTGGACTGGTCGGAGCCGACGCGGAGCGGGCATCGCGAACTCCTCGACGTCTACCGGCGGCTCATCGCGCTCCGGCGAACGCATCCCGAGCTGACCGACCCTCGGCTGGACCGCCTCGGCGTCGACGTCGACGAGGAGCGGCGCTGGATCGTGCTGCGGCGGGGCGGCCTGCGGCTGGTCTGCAACCTGTCGGACTCGGCGCAGGCGGTCCCGACCGGCGGCACGGTCGGAGACGTCCTGTTCGCCGTCCCCGGCCTGGAACCGCGGCCGAAGGCCGGAGCCGAGCTCGATCTCGGTCCGGAGTCCTTCGCCCTGGTCCGCGTCGGCGGGCACTCGGGCTGATCGGCGGAACGGGCGATCCCGGCGACGGGTCGCCCGTCGGTTCGGCGGGCCGGCGTCGCGGCGCGGCGGTAGCCCGCCTGCGTCGCCTCCGTCGGGCGGTCGCGCCCGACCTCGCGGCTCGTCGTCAGGGCCGGCGTGTCCGGCCTGACGAGGCTCCGCCGTTCCAGGTGCCCGGGCCGCTGGGACGCCGGCGGAGGCGCCCGCACGCGGCGACGCACACCATCCCGCGGGCCATGCGGAATCTCGCCTCGGCGCGTGGGACGACGATCAGGCGAAGTCGTCGGGGACGATGCGGAGTCGCTGGGCGATCCGCGCCAGGGCCTGCTGGTCGGCGGTGTCGAGCGCGTCGAGGACGATGCGGCGTACGGCCCGCAGGTGAGTGGGCGCCGCCAGGCGCACGAGGTCGAAGCCTGCGTCGGTGAGCTGGGCGAGGGTGTAACGGCCGTCGGTCGGGTCGGGGGCCCGCTCGATCCAGCCGCGCTGTTCGCAGCGTTTGACGACGTTGGACAGTCGGGAGAGCGATCCGCTGGCGAGGAAGGCCAGTTCGCCCATTCGCAGCGTGCGCCCGGGGGCCTCGGAGAGGTGGCTGAGCACGAGGTACTCGAACAGCGTGAGGCCGTGGTCCTGTCGTAGCGGCGACTCCAGCCTGCCGGGCAGCAGGAGGACGAGGGAGATCAGCCCCGTCCACGCCGCCTTCTCCTGTTCGTCGAGCCATCGCGGCTCCGCACCGTCCGCGCGGTCGCCCGTGCGGTCCTGGGGCCCTCCGGTGCTGCTCATGAACCCTCCTTCCCCCTCGGCGAGCCGACGGTCGCGTCACGCGTGACGTCGCCGACGACCCGATTCACTTTACGGTTGAAGTCATTGCCTGCTAGCATCACTTTACGCGTGAACTCATCGGGGAGGCGCACCCCGCACGGACGACAGGAGCAGACATCATGAGCACCGTCACCTTCGGCATCACCCCGGGCTTCGGCGAGAAGCTGCACGACGCCCTCGGCTACAGCGGAGCCGTTCGCGTCGGCGACCGGGTCGAGATCTCCGGTCAGGCCGGGGTGGACGACGACCTGGTCATCCCCGACGCGCTGGAGGACGAGATCGTCCAGGCCTTCGACAACGTGGAGCGGACCCTGGCCACGGTCGGCGCGAGCTGGAAGGACGTGATCCACGTCAACTCCTATCACAAGGTCGCGCCGGGGGACGACGTCATCGGCGCCGATCACAACATGGTCATGGCCGAGCAGTTCCGCCGTCGCCTCGACGGCCGCGCGCCGATCTGGACCGAGACCGGAGTCACGGTCCTCGGCCTCGCCGCCATGCGGGTGGAGATCCGCGTGACCGCCATCGTCGGCTCCGGTGCAGGCTCCGGCGACTGAGTCGGCAGGCGAGCGGCGTTCCGCTCGGCTTCGTCGCGAGTGCCCGCGCGCACGCCGACGACGCCACCGGGCCCGCCGCCGAAAGGCGTCGCGCCGTCGAGGGTCGGCGGATCTCCTCGACCGCGGCGATGACGATCACCGACGTCAGCGGGCCGTCGGTCTCGGTGGGAAGGCTCCGGTCGCCCGCTCACCCGGCAATCGGCGGCAGGGCCGACACCGACCATGACGGGTCGAGGCCTCGCGGCCTGCTCGGCTACGGCTCGGCGTCCTGGGCCCGGTGCTCCTCGGCCCGGGCCGCCCCTCGGCCGGCGCGGGCGTCGTCGACCGCCGGCCGTCCCGGGGTTCGTGACGTCGCGACGGACCATGGCCGCGGGACCCGGCCCGACCAGGGCGAGCGTCGGCCACCGGGCGGTCCCGCCCCTCGGTCTCCTCGATCGCGCGGACGGCCGCCTGATCCGCCGAGCCGGACCCGGCCGGCCGCGGTCGGGTCAGGGCACCACCAGCGGCAGCCCGAACATCGAGAGCAGGCCGTCCTCCGGCCGCTCGGCGGGCAGCGGGGCCAGCACCCGACCGCCTCGGGTCCCGCGCCGCGCCGCGTCGTCGTCCAGGACGAAGTTCGGCCACAGCTCCTCGGTGTCGTAGTAGCGGTGGAAGACCGGCGTCAGCGAGCCCGACAACGGCGGCACGATCCAACTCCAGTCCGCCGGACAGCCGCGGCCCGCCTTCTCCTCCCGGCGCACGTGGGTCAGGAAGCGCTCGGACTCGGTGTGGTGGTCGGTGATCGTCGCGCCCGCCCTGTCGAACGAGTGGAGCACGGCCCGGTTCAACTCGACGAGCGCACGGTCCTTCCACAGCGTCTGCTCGGCGGAGGTGTCCAGGCCCATTCGACGCGCCACCTCCGGCAGCATCGCGTAGCGGTCGTGGTCGGCGAGGTTGCGCGCCCCGATCTCGGTGCCCATGTACCAGCCGTTGAACGGCGCCGCCGAGTACGCGACGCCGCCGATCACCATGGTCATGTTCGCGATGGCGGGCACGGTGTGCCAGCGCAGCCCCAGCTCGGCGAACCACGGCAACTCGGGATGATGCAGCTCGACCTCGTGCACCACCGACCGGGGCAGCTCGAACCAGCGGGTGCCCTCCTCGGGGCTGTCGATCACCAACGGCAGGACGTCGAAGGCCCCCCGCTCGGCAGGGGGCCGCCAGCCGAGCGCCTGGACGGTCTCGGTGAAATCGAGGTAGCGGGGATCGCCGAGCACCCCGCCGTCCTCGGTCCGATAGCCCGCGTAGCGGATGAGCTGCTCGTTCCAGATCCTCGGCCCCGGCCGGTCCGGCGCGTCCGCCGCGAACACGCTGATGGTGGGGCGCACCCGTCCGTCGTTCGTGGCGGCACGCAGATGGTCGACGCACCGTTCGGCCACGGCGGCGGAGCCCCGCACCGCTCGGAAGTCCCGCACACGCAGGCTCTTCCAGTACAGCCTGCCGATGCAGCGCGCGCTGTTGCGCCAGGCGACCCTGGCACCGAAGACCAGTTCGGCGGTCGTGTGCACGTAGGTGCCGGTGGCCTCGATC
This genomic stretch from Actinoalloteichus hoggarensis harbors:
- the treZ gene encoding malto-oligosyltrehalose trehalohydrolase, which encodes MADFAVWAPQRQTVTLYTEDGRHPMRRTEGGWWRASLPEAGHGTAYGFGLDGEPPLPDPRSRWQPDGVHGLSRVYDHGRFDWRTEGWTGRPLPGGVVYELHIGTFTSAGTFDAAVERLDHLVELGVDFVEVLPVNSFDGPAGWGYDGVAWSAVQEGYGGPDGFKRFVDACHGRGLAVLLDVVYNHLGPSGAYLDRFGPYFAGSTVWGPSVNLDGTDSDEVRRLIVDNALGWLRDFRVDGLRLDAVHALRDQRAVPLLEELSVAVDGLAAHLGRPLTLIAESDLNDPRLVTPREAGGYGLHAQWDDDLHHCLHAALTGERQGYYADFGSLRALADTLRGVFFHADTRSSFRGRDHGRAVDVHRVPGHRFLIYLQNHDQIGNRAAGDRISESLSRGLLACGAALMLCAPYTPMLFMGEEWGASTPWQFFASFPDPVLADAVRTGRRAEFGAHGWDEADVPDPLDPATVTRSTLDWSEPTRSGHRELLDVYRRLIALRRTHPELTDPRLDRLGVDVDEERRWIVLRRGGLRLVCNLSDSAQAVPTGGTVGDVLFAVPGLEPRPKAGAELDLGPESFALVRVGGHSG
- a CDS encoding SAM-dependent methyltransferase, which encodes MRPSPQETGRRPVVDTPARAVPRPQERSWPGLAVAPESPLRARVAELLFRRAVRSLPLRVELPDGTRLGAGGPGAPVMHVIRPRAFFHRLGADVKIGFGEAYLVGDWTSERLADLLTVFAERLTVLIPPRLQILRRWVERAQPIEERNTLRGARENIHRHYDLSNDLFETFLDETMTYSSALFDETAAATELHHPDADPTAVLRDAQLRKIDSVLDHARVGAGTELVEIGTGWGALAVRAAERGARVTSLTISAEQRRAAEERIAVAGVADRARVLLQDYRQAEGEYDAVVSVEMIEAVGERYWPDYFRAVDRLLRPGGRFGLQAIVMPHDRMLATRHSYGWVHKYVFPGGLIPSTLSIEENLRAHTSLRVREARYFGADYAETLRRWRERFLDRWAEVAALGFDQTFRRMWEFYLAYSEAGFRVGYLDVAQFSIAKAG
- the glgX gene encoding glycogen debranching protein GlgX codes for the protein MQPWPGTAYPLGASYDGAGTNFAVFSEVADTVELCLFDEDDAETRIALYEVDGFVHHCYLPGVGPGQRYGYRVTGPYAPAEGLRCNPNKLLIDPYAKSVDGTLDWHESLFGYHFADADRRNDLDSAAYLPKSVVINPYFDWGMDRLPKTPYNETVIYEAHVRGLTISHPDIPAELRGTYAGLAHPVMIDHLTRLGITAVELMPVHHFVADHHLVQRGLTNYWGYNTLGFFAPHSGYASAGGRGAQVPEFKAMVRSLHEAGIEVILDVVYNHTAEGNHLGPTLSMRGIDNAAYYRLMEDDPRYYRDYTGTGNSMNVRNPHTLQLIMDSLRYWVEEMHVDGFRFDLASTLAREFYDVDRLSSFFDLVQQDPLISQVKLIAEPWDVGPGGYQVGNFPPLWTEWNGKYRDTVRDFWRGEPGTLGEFASRFTGSSDLYQDDGRRPYASINFVTAHDGFTLDDLVSYDSKHNEANGEDGRDGENDNRSWNCGAEGPIDDPAINELRARQRRNLLATLLLSQGTPMLLHGDELGRTQRGNNNAYCQDNDVSWVDWSRAADHEDLVDFVSALNRLRRNHPVFRRRRFFAGRPIRTGDELRDLAWFTPSGDEMTEHDWDVPFGRAVTVFLNGDGIPDRDRRGERVTDDSFLLCFNAHGQELEVTLPGPDYGLEWTVVVDTASGAVHGSTADTVSGARAGSPAVQIRSILASEVLVVPARSLIVMQRTEENT
- a CDS encoding M23 family metallopeptidase, with the protein product MPRTHRRSGHLSTPAATEYRTNSTSTGGAHRAPRRGAGKAVIASALAGAFLLGGQPLVAGAGTQQGEVTTVAEQNAATLAELSEKRQLPRITPSVLPVFHDVNPTLELSRLVRAAKLEADRVAEEERVAAEEAAVAEEEAAAEAAAAEEAAAEEAAAEATAAQEQAAADEEAAEARVAEEAAPAQASPEFAKPTTGTFTSGFGARWGTTHYGIDIANSIGTPIVSATSGTVINAGSASGFGQWVRVQADDGTITVYGHIETYSVSVGQRVAAGEQIATMGNRGQSTGPHLHFEVHVNGQKIDPQPWLAARGISVQ
- the treY gene encoding malto-oligosyltrehalose synthase, giving the protein MTVPTSTYRLQLGPEQTFDQARALVDYLRDLGVGALYVSPVLTAVPGSTHGYDMVDPTRAAPVLGGESARKALADRLRDRGLGLVVDVVPNHMGVAVPAANPWWWEVLREGSAAVHADYFDIDFSRGPILLPVLADDGDGGAAALADLRVADGVLRYHEHEFPLAEGTAATPDGATPAAAAAAVHERQHYRLVSWRRGGAELTYRRFFDISTLAAIRVEDPTVFAATHGELLRWVEEGEVTGLRIDHPDGLADPGEYLRRLREAAPDAWLVVEKILAPAESLPASWPVDGTTGYEVLREVCGLFVDPAGEAPLTALAQELSAPESAAACADPHGTESACKHFAAAEVLGAELDRIAGLVTTLPVCPDRETARSAALELLRSFPVYRSYLPEGRAALDEAVVVARAHRPELGSVIDAIAEEMTARPREELATRVQQTSGMVTAKGVEDTAYYRFNRFVALNEVGGDPARFGVSPAEFHAAAQGRAAGLPTTMTSLSTHDTKRSEDVRARLAVLSELPSEWGDALRRWTARHPLPEASLNLLGWQCLLGAWPIGEDRLRDYLAKAAKEAKLGTSWTAPDADFDAAVAAWPGAVLGDERTVAEIAAFAERVTGPGWSNSLGQKLIQTAGPGVPDVYQGTELWDLSLVDPDNRRPVDFDARRDLLARLDQGFRPEVDRSGAAKLLVTSRVLRLRRDEPELFTGYRPLTADGPAARHAVAFARGGRHAALVAVATRLPVGLANSGGWRDTILAMPDGRASWIDVISGERVDAAAPLLGDVLARYPVALLRRD